One segment of Panicum virgatum strain AP13 chromosome 3K, P.virgatum_v5, whole genome shotgun sequence DNA contains the following:
- the LOC120700307 gene encoding uncharacterized protein LOC120700307 has translation MMLMMESMRSQQELLMQLFDDVIGCNVSVASKLEGCLIMSTTGDDDDGPAVELVVDDKSKSSLARKRNSTITGDRTTDRIRNKPSLIIALVKREGTYWNYYRCAYRERKCLATKTIEQQEQNNAGTSSSAIAGVENAKYTVVYYGDHTCKDHNISMVQAPQQQPVNMDLQNGEMAQATANVQEPETDLDLPALLEVFDNSLVDWDDGKM, from the exons atgatgttgatgatggaGAGCATGAGGAGTCAACAGGAGCTTCTGATGCAGCTCTTTGACGACGTGATCGGCTGCAACGTCAGCGTGGCATCTAAGCTTGAAGGGTGCCTCATCATGAGTACGaccggagatgatgatgatggaccAGCTGTAGAGCTCGTCGTCGACGACAAGTCGAAGTCGTCGTTGGCGAGGAAGAGAAACAGTACTATTACTGGTGACAGGACGACGGATCGGATCAGGAACAAGCCAAGCCTAATAATAGCGCTGGTCAAAAGGGAAGGTACG TATTG GAACTATTACAGATGTGCCTACAGAGAAAGGAAGTGCTTAGCAACCAAGACAATTGAGCAACAGGAACAAAATAATGCCGGTACTAGTAGCAGTGCCATTGCTGGAGTGGAAAACGCCAAGTACACTGTTGTGTACTATGGAGATCACACTTGCAAGGACCATAACATCAGCATGGTCCAGGCACCCCAGCAGCAGCCTGTTAATATGGATCTTCAAAACGGGGAAATGGCTCAAGCAACAGCAAATGTTCAAGAGCCTGAGACAGACTTGGACTTGCCAGCTTTACTAGAGGTGTTTGACAACTCTCTCGTTGATTGGGATGACGGGAAGATGTGA